The following proteins come from a genomic window of Populus nigra chromosome 6, ddPopNigr1.1, whole genome shotgun sequence:
- the LOC133697237 gene encoding uncharacterized protein LOC133697237 isoform X1 yields the protein MVVKMMRWPPWPPLSSRKFEAKLIVHKLQGLDLVQDEEQNSDESRKGLVVEIKWKGQKGIAFRRSVKRNFTEEGGFEGDGFQWNEEFRSVCNLSGNKDGVFLPWEIAFAVFSGLNQGPRSKVLLVGTATLNLSEYASTAKEKEAEIAVPLTVHNGTVEGTPLLHLSLRLMELKTIREPLQAVQRVIETAPSSPSSLETLSPRRDELSVLKAGLRKVKSLQVRKKACHKENSNDRCCIRIEDHEDNYPFDTDSLDDDAEGESEESNGDPSAQLSFNYETLAHANKAGGSFHSISITNGEDESWIYYNHCKPDMGSLYVEYPTASDHEQSSKQSSKLGILAWRKRKLSFISPKPKSKGEPLLKKDCGEEGGDDIDFDRRQLSSSDESSFGWNKSEEGSTTSRSSFTEFGDDNFTVGSWETKEVISRDRHMKLQAQVFFASIDQRSERAAGQSACTALVAFIANWLQSNRYEVPIKSEFDCLIRDGSLEWRNLCEKEDYRQRFPDKHFDLETILQAKICPLSVVPEKSFIGFFHPEGLEGDFDFLHGAMSFDSIWQEISHHGSDWSNNSDPLVYVVSWNDHFFVLKVERDAYYIIDTLGERLYEGCNQAYVLKFDKDTTIQKLPKETKGSDEKTVGNKVQPSSSKEKTPADRNLPSIPNEGEKTPMEEEIVCKGKESCKEYIKSFLAAIPLRELQADIKKGLMASTPLHHRLQIEFHYTQLTLPVDENSSRDVTVC from the exons ATGGTGGTGAAGATGATGAGGTGGCCACCATGGCCACCTCTGTCATCGAGAAAATTTGAGGCCAAATTGATCGTTCACAAACTGCAAGGCCTAGATTTGGTACAAGATGAAGAGCAAAACAGTGATGAGAGCAGGAAGGGCTTGGTGGTTGAGATAAAGTGGAAAGGTCAGAAGGGTATTGCTTTTAGGAGGTCTGTAAAGCGGAATTTTACCGAGGAAGGAGGGTTCGAAGGTGATGGGTTTCAATGGAATGAAGAGTTTAGAAGTGTGTGTAATCTTTCTGGAAATAAAGATGGTGTCTTTCTTCCTTGGGAAATTGCCTTTGCAGTTTTCAGT GGCTTGAACCAAGGGCCAAGGAGTAAGGTTCTTTTAGTTGGAACCGCTACATTAAACCTCTCGGAATATGCTTCAACAGCTAAGGAGAAAGAAGCTGAAATTGCTGTTCCTTTAACAGTTCACAATGGCACCGTTGAGGGCACTCCCTTGCTTCAT TTGTCTCTCAGGTTGATGGAATTGAAAACTATTCGAGAACCTCTACAAGCAGTGCAGAGAGTGATAGAGACTGCCCCATCATCTCCCTCATCTCTTGAAACTCTATCACCAAGGAGAGATGAACTTTCTGTTCTTAAAGCAGGTTTGAGAAAAGTGAAAAGCCTCCAAGTGAGAAAAAAGGCTTGTCACAAAGAGAACAGTAATGATAGGTGCTGTATCAGAATCGAAGATCATGAGGACAACTACCCATTTGATACAGATTCACTCGATGATGATGCTGAGGGGGAATCAGAGGAGAGCAACGGGGATCCTAGTGCTCAGCTGTCATTCAATTATGAAACATTGGCGCATGCAAACAAGGCTGGAGGATCATTTCATTCAATTTCTATAACTAATGGTGAAGATGAGAGTTGGATATACTATAACCATTGTAAGCCGGATATGGGATCTTTGTATGTCGAATACCCAACTGCATCAGACCATGAACAATCTTCGAAACAGAGTTCAAAACTTGGAATCTTAGCTTGGAGGAAAAGAAAACTGAGCTTTATATCCCCTAAGCCTAAATCTAAAGGCGAGCCTCTCTTGAAAAAGGATTGTGGAGAAGAGGGTGGTGACGACATTGATTTTGATCGCAGGCAGCTTAGCTCCTCTGATGAGTCCAGTTTTGGG TGGAATAAATCGGAAGAAGGTTCGACTACTAGTAGATCATCATTCACCGAATTTGGGGATGACAATTTTACTGTAGGCAGCTGGGAGACAAAAGAAGTAATAAGCCGTGACAGGCACATGAAGCTCCAAGCACAGGTCTTTTTCGCTTCAATTGATCAGAGGAGTGAGCGAGCTGCTGGTCAAAGTGCCTGTACGGCACTGGTTGCTTTCATTGCTAATTGGTTGCAGTCTAACCGATATGAAGTGCCAATCAAGTCTGAATTCGACTGCTTGATCAGAGATGGATCTTTAGAGTGGAGAAATCTCTGTGAGAAAGAGGACTATAGACAACGATTTCCCGACAAGCACTTTGACCTTGAGACAATTCTTCAAGCTAAAATTTGTCCTCTTTCAGTTGTCCCAGAAAAGTCCTTCATTGGATTCTTCCATCCAGAAGGCCTAGAAGGAGATTTTGACTTCCTTCATGGCGCAATGTCCTTTGACAGTATTTGGCAGGAGATTAGTCATCATGGGTCAGACTGGTCTAACAATTCTGACCCTTTGGTCTACGTTGTAAGTTGGAATGACCACTTTTTTGTCCTCAAGGTTGAACGGGATGCCTACTATATCATTGACACACTGGGAGAGAGGCTTTATGAGGGATGCAATCAAGCCTATGTCCTAAAATTTGACAAAGATACGACAATCCAGAAACTACCAAAGGAAACTAAAGGATCAGATGAAAAAACTGTCGGCAACAAAGTGCAACCAAGCAGCTCCAAGGAAAAAACTCCAGCTGATAGGAATCTGCCATCAATTCCAAATGAGGGAGAAAAGACTCCGATGGAAGAAGAGATTGTGTGTAAAGGAAAGGAGTCATGCAAGGAATATATCAAGAGTTTCTTGGCTGCAATCCCTTTAAGGGAATTGCAGGCTGATATCAAGAAGGGTTTGATGGCATCAACACCCCTTCACCATCGACTTCAAATTGAGTTCCACTACACCCAGCTAACGCTACCCGTAGATGAAAATTCATCAAGAGATGTAACTGTTTGCTGA
- the LOC133697237 gene encoding uncharacterized protein LOC133697237 isoform X2, with the protein MELKTIREPLQAVQRVIETAPSSPSSLETLSPRRDELSVLKAGLRKVKSLQVRKKACHKENSNDRCCIRIEDHEDNYPFDTDSLDDDAEGESEESNGDPSAQLSFNYETLAHANKAGGSFHSISITNGEDESWIYYNHCKPDMGSLYVEYPTASDHEQSSKQSSKLGILAWRKRKLSFISPKPKSKGEPLLKKDCGEEGGDDIDFDRRQLSSSDESSFGWNKSEEGSTTSRSSFTEFGDDNFTVGSWETKEVISRDRHMKLQAQVFFASIDQRSERAAGQSACTALVAFIANWLQSNRYEVPIKSEFDCLIRDGSLEWRNLCEKEDYRQRFPDKHFDLETILQAKICPLSVVPEKSFIGFFHPEGLEGDFDFLHGAMSFDSIWQEISHHGSDWSNNSDPLVYVVSWNDHFFVLKVERDAYYIIDTLGERLYEGCNQAYVLKFDKDTTIQKLPKETKGSDEKTVGNKVQPSSSKEKTPADRNLPSIPNEGEKTPMEEEIVCKGKESCKEYIKSFLAAIPLRELQADIKKGLMASTPLHHRLQIEFHYTQLTLPVDENSSRDVTVC; encoded by the exons ATGGAATTGAAAACTATTCGAGAACCTCTACAAGCAGTGCAGAGAGTGATAGAGACTGCCCCATCATCTCCCTCATCTCTTGAAACTCTATCACCAAGGAGAGATGAACTTTCTGTTCTTAAAGCAGGTTTGAGAAAAGTGAAAAGCCTCCAAGTGAGAAAAAAGGCTTGTCACAAAGAGAACAGTAATGATAGGTGCTGTATCAGAATCGAAGATCATGAGGACAACTACCCATTTGATACAGATTCACTCGATGATGATGCTGAGGGGGAATCAGAGGAGAGCAACGGGGATCCTAGTGCTCAGCTGTCATTCAATTATGAAACATTGGCGCATGCAAACAAGGCTGGAGGATCATTTCATTCAATTTCTATAACTAATGGTGAAGATGAGAGTTGGATATACTATAACCATTGTAAGCCGGATATGGGATCTTTGTATGTCGAATACCCAACTGCATCAGACCATGAACAATCTTCGAAACAGAGTTCAAAACTTGGAATCTTAGCTTGGAGGAAAAGAAAACTGAGCTTTATATCCCCTAAGCCTAAATCTAAAGGCGAGCCTCTCTTGAAAAAGGATTGTGGAGAAGAGGGTGGTGACGACATTGATTTTGATCGCAGGCAGCTTAGCTCCTCTGATGAGTCCAGTTTTGGG TGGAATAAATCGGAAGAAGGTTCGACTACTAGTAGATCATCATTCACCGAATTTGGGGATGACAATTTTACTGTAGGCAGCTGGGAGACAAAAGAAGTAATAAGCCGTGACAGGCACATGAAGCTCCAAGCACAGGTCTTTTTCGCTTCAATTGATCAGAGGAGTGAGCGAGCTGCTGGTCAAAGTGCCTGTACGGCACTGGTTGCTTTCATTGCTAATTGGTTGCAGTCTAACCGATATGAAGTGCCAATCAAGTCTGAATTCGACTGCTTGATCAGAGATGGATCTTTAGAGTGGAGAAATCTCTGTGAGAAAGAGGACTATAGACAACGATTTCCCGACAAGCACTTTGACCTTGAGACAATTCTTCAAGCTAAAATTTGTCCTCTTTCAGTTGTCCCAGAAAAGTCCTTCATTGGATTCTTCCATCCAGAAGGCCTAGAAGGAGATTTTGACTTCCTTCATGGCGCAATGTCCTTTGACAGTATTTGGCAGGAGATTAGTCATCATGGGTCAGACTGGTCTAACAATTCTGACCCTTTGGTCTACGTTGTAAGTTGGAATGACCACTTTTTTGTCCTCAAGGTTGAACGGGATGCCTACTATATCATTGACACACTGGGAGAGAGGCTTTATGAGGGATGCAATCAAGCCTATGTCCTAAAATTTGACAAAGATACGACAATCCAGAAACTACCAAAGGAAACTAAAGGATCAGATGAAAAAACTGTCGGCAACAAAGTGCAACCAAGCAGCTCCAAGGAAAAAACTCCAGCTGATAGGAATCTGCCATCAATTCCAAATGAGGGAGAAAAGACTCCGATGGAAGAAGAGATTGTGTGTAAAGGAAAGGAGTCATGCAAGGAATATATCAAGAGTTTCTTGGCTGCAATCCCTTTAAGGGAATTGCAGGCTGATATCAAGAAGGGTTTGATGGCATCAACACCCCTTCACCATCGACTTCAAATTGAGTTCCACTACACCCAGCTAACGCTACCCGTAGATGAAAATTCATCAAGAGATGTAACTGTTTGCTGA
- the LOC133696600 gene encoding uncharacterized protein LOC133696600, with protein MIVYNSSPVFLLSQMSCYRLQNILTALPACINITCNPQPCYLTFTSPPSNNSRVLCCGYSSKNQVKKMEAGHHDLSKVTVVGDPQLLQRKIDAVCLAGPAKFQVIADFDGTLTNYFVNGRRGQSSHGILKQGNAEYDDKRQALYEYYHPLEFSPTIPIEEKTKLMEEWWGKTHNLLIEGGLTYDAIKESVSSSAIAFRDGVVELFEFLEERDIPVLIFSAGLADIIEEVLRQKVHRSFKNVKIVSNRMVFDNDGCLISFKGKLIHSLNKNEHALEMAAPVHEHFGDGDGPINDNASVKKRTNVLLLGDHLGDLGMSDGLDYETRISAGFLNDNIENNLSNYRKAFDVVYLNDAPMWGVVKLVSQMCSMVN; from the exons ATGATAGTATATAACTCTTCCCCAGTATTTTTGCTCTCTCAAATGAGTTGTTATCGTCTCCAAAACATCCTCACCGCGCTCCCTGCTTGCATAAACATCACTTGCAACCCGCAACCCTGCTACCTCACATTTACCTCTCCCCCATCAAATAATTCCAG GGTTTTGTGTTGCGGTTATAGCTCCAAGAATCAAGTGAAAAAAATGGAGGCGGGTCATCATGATCTTTCAAAGGTTACAGTGGTTGGTGATCCTCAGTTACTCCAAAGGAAAATCGATGCAGTTTGTTTGGCTGGTCCTGCTAAATTCCAg GTGATAGCAGATTTTGATGGAACATTAACCAACTACTTCGTGAACGGTCGTCGAGGGCAAA GCAGTCACGGAATTTTGAAGCAGGGGAACGCGGAGTATGATGACAAGAGGCAGGCATTGTATGAGTACTATCATCCATTAGAATTCTCCCCAACAATTCCAATTGAAGAGAAAACTAAGCTCATGGAAGAGTG GTGGGGGAAAACCCATAATCTTCTGATTGAGGGAGGCCTCACATATGATGCAATCAAGGAGTCTGTTTCTAGCTCAGCAATTGCTTTCAGGGATGGTGTGGTTGAACTTTTTGAGTTTTTGGAg GAAAGAGACATTCCAGTTCTCATATTCTCTGCGGGGCTTGCAGATATCATAGAGGAG GTCCTGAGACAGAAAGTCCATAGATCTTTTAAGAATGTTAAGATTGTTTCAAACCGAATGGTATTTGATAATGATGGTTGCCTCATTTCTTTCAAAG GGAAGTTGATCCATAGTCTAAATAAAAATGAGCATGCTCTTGAGATGGCTGCTCCTGTTCATGAACATTTCGGTGATGGTGATGGTCCGATCAATGACAATGCTTCTGTAAAGAAGAGAACCAATGTCCTGCTCCTTGGTGATCACCTGGGAGACTTGGGGATGTCTGATGGATTAGACTATGAGACTCGAATTTCTGCAGGTTTCCT GAATGACAACATTGAGAACAATCTCAGTAACTACCGCAAAGCCTTTGATGTGGTTTATCTG AATGATGCACCTATGTGGGGAGTAGTCAAGCTTGTTTCTCAGATGTGCTCAATGGTCAACTGA
- the LOC133696419 gene encoding uncharacterized protein At3g28850-like produces the protein MKGVMKGKLMKKLKSIKPIGYLKETRVLQVNAADGFIETFIKKPILKAQAETPEVMVCKEVEQEKVKDSSFVVNQESDVIDVNELMRDLEEEEEEMEADDDKENVRPVVKARVDLFGVKDKEESKGSNFRQSPLSEIDISSFRRPDLNSGSLFDPNLLSAFEEAVKEHMRVSEEERRARIEKENLERMREEPEKNFENQEEEPPLKARRIEEGDDIDPILGFPEMCPPGGSDSVILYTTSLRGIRKTFEDCNSIRFLLESFRVLFFERDVSMHMEFKEELWRVLDGRVNPPRLFIKGRYIGGAEEVLALHEQGRFRVLFEGIPIDIFIGSPCEGCAGFRFVLCFHCNGSHKVVAENGLSSTCQDCNENGLIICPLCC, from the coding sequence ATGAAAGGAGTGATGAAAGGGAAGTTGATGAAGAAGCTCAAGTCAATCAAGCCAATTGGGTACTTGAAGGAAACCAGAGTTCTTCAAGTGAATGCAGCAGATGGGTTCATTGAGACGTTCATAAAGAAGCCGATTCTCAAAGCTCAAGCTGAAACCCCAGAGGTGATGGTATGCAAAGAAGTGGAGCAAGAAAAGGTTAAAGATAGCAGCTTTGTTGTTAATCAAGAATCAGATGTTATTGATGTAAATGAGCTTATGAGAGATcttgaagaggaggaggaggaaatgGAGGCCGATGATGATAAGGAAAATGTTAGGCCAGTAGTGAAGGCAAGAGTGGATCTTTTTGGGGTTAAAGATAAGGAGGAGTCAAAAGGGTCTAATTTTAGGCAATCCCCGTTGTCAGAGATTGATATCTCATCTTTCCGGCGACCGGATTTGAATTCTGGGAGCCTTTTTGACCCGAATTTGTTGTCTGCCTTTGAAGAAGCAGTGAAAGAGCATATGAGAGTGAGTGAAGAGGAGAGACGAGCAAGAATTGAGAAAGAGAATCttgaaagaatgagagaagaacCAGAGAAGAATTTTGAAAACCAGGAAGAAGAACCACCATTGAAGGCTCGTCGAATTGAGGAAGGTGATGATATTGACCCTATATTAGGCTTCCCAGAGATGTGTCCACCAGGTGGTAGTGACTCAGTAATTCTCTACACAACATCACTTAGAGGGATCAGAAAAACTTTTGAGGATTGTAACAGCATTCGCTTTCTCTTAGAGAGTTTTCGGGTACTATTTTTCGAAAGGGATGTGTCAATGCACATGGAGTTCAAGGAGGAGTTATGGAGGGTTTTGGATGGCAGGGTGAACCCTCCAAGGCTTTTCATTAAGGGGAGATATATAGGTGGAGCTGAGGAGGTTTTGGCTTTGCATGAACAAGGTAGGTTTAGAGTGCTCTTTGAAGGGATTCCAATTGATATATTCATTGGTTCACCATGTGAAGGATGTGCTGGATTTAGGTTTGTGCTTTGTTTCCATTGCAATGGCAGCCATAAGGTTGTTGCAGAAAATGGGTTGTCAAGTACCTGCCAggattgtaatgagaatgggcTGATAATCTGTCCGCTTTGCTGTTGA
- the LOC133695729 gene encoding cucumber peeling cupredoxin-like, whose translation MALQRHPCIAILFAQAIIATFDATSGLRYTVGGSVWSIPPHPGFYYNWSSSHTFYIGDVLVFDFEYEFFNAIQVPKLDYESCTALNPIRILTRSPALAILIHEGVNYYICNISNYCDLGLRFSVVVHKFYYSAGHSPAPSPLPSLPPSSPPTLSPYPAPGSSQAGWTDVSQPSVPNNSPIARNAGRRKGLRANSGVTVVGLACALCLGTLFVLL comes from the exons ATGGCTCTGCAAAGACATCCTTGCATTGCAATACTGTTTGCACAAGCCATTATTGCAACATTTGATGCCACTTCTGGTTTAAGGTACACAGTGGGAGGCTCTGTCTGGTCCATCCCACCACATCCTGGTTTTTACTACAACTGGTCCTCCTCTCATACTTTCTATATCGGTGATGTCTTAG TTTTTGACTTTGAATACGAGTTCTTCAATGCGATACAAGTGCCAAAGCTAGACTACGAGAGCTGCACTGCTCTTAATCCAATAAGGATCCTTACAAGAAGTCCAGCATTGGCTATATTAATTCATGAAGGTGTAAATTACTACATTTGCAACATCTCGAATTACTGTGATCTAGGCCTAAGATTTTCGGTTGTGGTCCACAAGTTTTACTATTCTGCAGGGCATTCACCAGCCCCGTCACCCTTGCCGTCGCTACCGCCTTCTTCGCCTCCAACCTTGAGTCCATATCCAGCACCTGGATCATCTCAAGCTGGGTGGACTGATGTATCACAACCTTCTGTACCTAACAACAGTCCAATAGCTCGTAACGCTGGAAGAAGAAAGGGATTGCGTGCTAATTCTGGTGTAACGGTTGTTGGATTGGCTTGTGCGTTATGTTTAGGGACGTTGTTTGTGTTACTTTGA
- the LOC133696422 gene encoding putative RING-H2 finger protein ATL71, whose product MNSSRPVEHSSATVFGGFALIFGISIGVVSAIAIVILVYYFCTRKPIPNDPSMDDGSSSDGDPVTIKIGLDAATLDTYPKLLYSEAKEKLEKGDDSVAASNCSICLADYTDSDLLRLLPECNHLFHSQCIDPWFKLHTTCPVCRNSPSRPPQREFFGTWFLRFVH is encoded by the coding sequence ATGAATAGCAGTCGTCCTGTAGAGCACTCATCAGCAACAGTTTTTGGTGGGTTTGCTCTCATTTTTGGAATATCCATAGGTGTTGTTTCAGCAATAGCAATAGTCATTCTTGTTTACTATTTCTGCACACGGAAACCAATACCAAATGACCCTTCTATGGATGATGGCTCCTCATCTGATGGCGATCCTGTTACTATTAAAATAGGCCTGGATGCGGCCACTCTTGATACCTATCCAAAGCTGCTTTATTCTGAAGCAAAGGAAAAGCTTGAAAAGGGTGATGATTCGGTCGCTGCTTCCAATTGCTCAATTTGCTTGGCAGACTATACAGATAGTGACTTGCTGCGGCTGTTGCCTGAGTGTAATCACCTTTTCCATTCACAGTGCATTGATCCATGGTTCAAGCTGCATACTACTTGCCCCGTATGTCGAAACTCGCCTTCCAGGCCACCTCAGCGAGAATTCTTTGGTACATGGTTTCTACGGTTTGTGCATTAA
- the LOC133696084 gene encoding RING-H2 finger protein ATL70-like, producing MDNSTEYSGSSGINGYAYAIGMSSGVLFLIISITLAAYFCTYGVDSPTHTGTNQGDSITDHDSIVMELGLDEATLASYPKLLYSKARLEPRGNDLLPSCCSICLGDYKDSDMLRLLPDCGHVFHLKCVDYWLRLHPTCPICRNSPMPTPLSTPLAEVAPLAVSRY from the coding sequence ATGGACAACTCCACAGAATACAGTGGCTCCTCAGGTATTAATGGATATGCATATGCTATCGGAATGTCTTCAGGTGTCCTATTTTTGATCATAAGCATAACTCTGGCCGCATATTTCTGCACCTATGGAGTAGATTCTCCCACACACACAGGTACAAACCAAGGCGACTCCATCACTGACCATGACTCCATTGTGATGGAACTCGGTCTCGACGAAGCCACTCTTGCAAGCTACCCCAAGTTGCTCTATTCAAAAGCGAGGTTAGAACCCAGGGGTAATGATTTACTACCCTCTTGCTGCTCTATATGCTTAGGGGACTATAAGGATAGTGACATGCTAAGGTTGTTGCCTGATTGTGGCCATGTTTTTCATCTCAAATGTGTGGACTATTGGTTAAGGCTGCATCCTACATGTCCGATTTGCCGGAACTCTCCTATGCCAACTCCTTTGTCGACTCCTCTTGCTGAAGTGGCACCATTGGCAGTGAGCAGATATTGA
- the LOC133695957 gene encoding putative RING-H2 finger protein ATL71, which translates to MGVLSAIAIAILAYYFCTRKPLPAGHSNHDGSLSIDDQDSVIIEIGLDEATLNTYPKLLYSEAKEKLEKGDDSVAAFCCSICLADYKDSDLLRLLPDCDHLFHAQCIDPWLKLHTTCPMCRNSPVRIPSNVTETASREPRRVFFDPWFVQFMH; encoded by the coding sequence ATGGGTGTACTTTCAGCAATAGCAATTGCTATTCTTGCTTATTATTTTTGCACCAGGAAACCATTACCTGCAGGCCATTCTAATCATGATGGTTCCTTGTCCATAGATGATCAAGACTCGGTCATTATAGAAATAGGCCTGGATGAAGCCACTCTCAATACCTATCCAAAGCTGCTTTATTCTGAAGCAAAGGAAAAGCTTGAAAAGGGTGATGATTCGGTAGCTGCTTTCTGTTGCTCGATTTGCTTGGCAGACTATAAAGATAGTGACTTGCTGCGGCTGTTGCCTGACTGTGATCATCTTTTCCATGCACAGTGCATTGATCCATGGTTGAAGTTGCATACTACTTGCCCAATGTGTCGAAACTCACCTGTACGAATCCCAAGCAATGTCACCGAAACAGCTTCCAGGGAACCCCGGAGGGTGTTCTTTGATCCATGGTTTGTACAGTTTATGCACTGA